The following coding sequences are from one Leptolyngbya sp. NIES-3755 window:
- a CDS encoding FAD dependent oxidoreductase (similar to AA sequence:cyanobase_aa:Npun_F6424), producing MKPDYLIVGSGLSALVFGALMANAGKVVQVLEAHEHPGGFGHTFTIAKQYTFNAQLHYVWDCGEGQTVNRVLKKLGLDQAVTFERYDPLGFDHMRMPGYAFDMPSEPEEVIRRLSALFPEHQDSIRGFVQDVEKTGKGLKKLAPPIQPTELLQAPGEVLCAVQYLNSTLQDVFDQFKLPQAVQTLLALQWLDFLLPPNQLSFYAWVALLRGYQAGAFYATHHFEHVVNSFVKAIESNGGQVLLNHEVTNFRLTGKTVTGVQAMDLTTHQTHEFTADTIICNIDPQKAAKMIGEEKFSRTVRRKLDYEYSASNFMAYCVVKDLDLREYGFGKWNVSHTGHQSLNDAFAQMYDRHDFSNPSFAITTPTLLTTASRDCPEDCQVVEFLTVANYQYFRELRDRDRKAYVQKKQEILDAMLDVMEKYYVPNFRKHIVFQITGSPTTNERYCWCPQGNSYGSALTPRNMGLRRLNHLTSLDRFYFCNASSGYPGFAPTIWTGALLYQRLSGDVILGDG from the coding sequence ATGAAACCGGATTACCTGATTGTTGGCAGTGGTTTATCAGCGTTGGTGTTTGGTGCTCTGATGGCAAATGCAGGCAAGGTTGTGCAAGTCCTTGAAGCTCATGAGCATCCAGGTGGTTTCGGGCATACCTTCACGATAGCAAAGCAATATACCTTCAATGCTCAGCTTCACTATGTTTGGGATTGTGGCGAAGGGCAAACCGTTAATCGGGTGCTAAAGAAATTGGGCTTAGATCAAGCGGTTACTTTTGAACGTTACGATCCATTAGGCTTTGATCACATGCGAATGCCAGGATATGCGTTCGATATGCCCTCTGAGCCAGAAGAAGTTATCCGACGCTTATCTGCATTGTTTCCTGAACATCAAGATTCGATTCGAGGCTTTGTGCAGGATGTCGAAAAAACGGGCAAGGGCTTAAAGAAACTTGCTCCACCTATTCAACCGACAGAACTGCTCCAAGCTCCGGGTGAAGTTCTTTGTGCAGTGCAATACCTCAACAGCACACTTCAAGACGTTTTCGATCAGTTCAAGCTACCCCAAGCCGTTCAAACTCTACTTGCACTACAATGGCTTGATTTTTTACTGCCTCCGAATCAACTCTCATTTTATGCTTGGGTTGCTTTACTAAGAGGGTATCAGGCTGGAGCATTCTACGCGACACACCATTTTGAGCACGTTGTGAATTCATTCGTCAAAGCGATCGAATCAAACGGCGGGCAAGTTCTACTCAATCATGAAGTTACCAATTTTAGACTTACAGGTAAAACTGTGACGGGTGTTCAGGCGATGGATCTCACCACCCATCAAACGCATGAATTCACGGCTGATACGATCATCTGCAACATTGATCCACAGAAAGCTGCCAAGATGATTGGAGAAGAAAAATTCTCCAGAACCGTGCGTCGAAAGCTGGACTATGAGTATTCTGCCTCGAATTTTATGGCTTACTGTGTCGTCAAAGATCTAGACTTACGAGAGTACGGATTCGGCAAGTGGAATGTCTCGCACACCGGACATCAAAGCTTAAACGACGCTTTCGCACAGATGTACGATCGACATGATTTCTCAAATCCTAGCTTTGCAATCACGACTCCGACTTTGCTGACAACCGCCAGTCGAGATTGTCCTGAAGATTGTCAAGTCGTCGAATTTCTCACGGTTGCGAACTATCAGTACTTTCGGGAATTGCGCGATCGCGATCGTAAAGCTTACGTGCAGAAGAAACAAGAAATCCTGGATGCAATGCTGGATGTGATGGAGAAATATTATGTGCCAAATTTCAGAAAGCATATCGTATTTCAAATCACCGGAAGCCCGACTACGAATGAGCGCTATTGTTGGTGTCCTCAAGGGAATTCATACGGTTCAGCACTGACACCGCGCAATATGGGACTGCGGCGATTGAATCATCTGACTTCGCTCGATCGCTTTTACTTTTGCAATGCTTCATCGGGTTATCCAGGCTTTGCACCCACGATTTGGACAGGCGCTCTACTGTATCAACGACTATCAGGCGATGTGATTTTAGGCGATGGCTGA
- a CDS encoding hypothetical protein (similar to AA sequence:cyanobase_aa:cce_0879) → MKFNPVLPIAAAAVSIAMTTAVKPASAFTVYGGTGTVRPCSAVVSGADSCAGVYNGNDSLTDLTSKISTVPGLSAAWGTGWTNVGRVNDPSASGSTVNGFTVASIGQTGTWNIGGITIPSGKVLSSFIIALKAANDYAYYHFGSATPLSGSWSTANFLNNGGRQPDLSHATLYAQFDNAPNAVPEPFTIVGSTVALGVGAMMRKKQQKKEKSIG, encoded by the coding sequence ATGAAATTCAATCCTGTTTTGCCGATCGCGGCAGCAGCAGTGAGCATTGCCATGACCACAGCGGTAAAACCTGCCTCCGCATTTACGGTATACGGGGGAACAGGCACTGTTCGTCCTTGTTCTGCTGTAGTATCAGGTGCAGATAGTTGTGCAGGTGTGTACAATGGTAATGATTCACTAACTGATCTTACTAGCAAAATCAGTACAGTTCCTGGTTTATCCGCTGCTTGGGGGACTGGCTGGACTAATGTTGGTCGAGTCAATGATCCCTCGGCTAGTGGAAGTACTGTTAATGGCTTCACTGTTGCTAGTATTGGACAGACTGGCACTTGGAACATCGGCGGCATTACCATTCCTTCTGGCAAGGTTCTGAGTTCCTTCATTATTGCTTTGAAGGCAGCTAATGATTACGCCTACTACCACTTTGGATCGGCAACACCTTTATCTGGTAGTTGGTCTACTGCTAATTTCTTGAATAATGGAGGGCGACAGCCTGATCTCTCTCATGCTACTTTGTATGCTCAATTTGACAATGCTCCCAATGCTGTGCCAGAGCCGTTTACGATCGTAGGTTCGACAGTCGCGCTCGGTGTTGGCGCAATGATGCGGAAAAAGCAACAGAAGAAAGAGAAATCGATCGGTTAA
- a CDS encoding hypothetical protein (similar to AA sequence:cyanobase_aa:PCC7424_3228), giving the protein MSFTLPKFAISAIGTALLTCAAPLSAHAFGLVNFDDLPTTPPEDGLPIPNNYAGFDWGTTGYYVSTNTTQFVPSGYSVAAVSGSNVAFNGFDSPITIRRSNGDRFNFLGAALTAVWRNNLDITIESFVNGVLQNTQTVQTNTNAPLLATFSTFNNIDTIRLSSSGGSSAGFAQSGFQFAIDDFNTSAVPEPFTIVGSGIALGVGAMMRRKQLKKKEKSID; this is encoded by the coding sequence ATGTCATTCACTCTTCCTAAGTTCGCGATCTCTGCAATCGGTACAGCGCTGCTCACTTGTGCTGCTCCCCTTTCAGCCCATGCGTTTGGTTTAGTCAACTTTGACGATCTGCCTACCACTCCCCCCGAAGATGGTCTACCGATTCCTAACAACTACGCAGGATTCGATTGGGGAACAACGGGCTACTATGTCAGCACCAACACGACTCAGTTTGTTCCATCCGGTTACAGTGTTGCTGCGGTTTCAGGCTCCAATGTTGCCTTCAATGGATTTGATAGTCCGATTACCATTCGTCGATCAAACGGCGATCGATTTAACTTTCTCGGTGCAGCCCTGACTGCGGTTTGGAGAAACAATCTCGATATCACGATCGAAAGCTTCGTCAATGGAGTGCTTCAGAACACCCAAACCGTTCAGACAAACACGAATGCGCCACTTCTGGCAACCTTCAGCACATTCAACAACATTGATACGATCAGATTGTCTTCTTCTGGCGGCAGTTCTGCTGGCTTTGCTCAGAGTGGTTTTCAGTTCGCCATCGATGATTTCAACACCAGCGCTGTTCCTGAACCGTTTACGATCGTAGGTTCCGGTATTGCTCTTGGGGTCGGTGCAATGATGCGGAGAAAACAACTGAAAAAGAAAGAGAAATCGATCGATTAA
- a CDS encoding hypothetical protein (similar to AA sequence:cyanobase_aa:NIES39_J00230) produces the protein MKSQDSSELSSIAAFRIVGYGLIIFAIVDWINILFPVRWLDVAWTFNSIGAIIERVAVPLLALPLVFFGETDLRQRWEKAIVKLLSWGSLVASVVFLLMVPLLLMLTLRLNVQNTAQLNNQVNAQISQLQQLEQRVGSASSQDLTTLLQNLNRQGNPPANVNSPTDLKNQLLTEVEQVRNNVKSQAETAKSNQATALYKSATKWGIGAFISSVLFFSLWRFSGWSRRKRRSGLRATANVGG, from the coding sequence ATGAAATCTCAAGATTCTTCAGAATTATCCTCGATCGCTGCTTTTCGCATTGTTGGTTACGGTTTGATCATTTTCGCGATCGTCGATTGGATCAACATTCTGTTTCCGGTTCGCTGGCTTGATGTCGCTTGGACGTTTAATTCTATTGGTGCGATCATTGAACGGGTCGCTGTTCCCTTGCTGGCACTACCGCTGGTGTTTTTTGGTGAAACCGATTTGCGGCAGCGCTGGGAAAAAGCGATCGTCAAACTCCTGTCCTGGGGATCGCTCGTTGCGAGTGTTGTGTTTCTATTGATGGTTCCACTGCTCCTGATGTTGACCTTGCGCCTGAATGTTCAAAACACTGCCCAATTGAACAATCAAGTCAATGCTCAAATCAGTCAGCTTCAACAGTTAGAACAACGAGTCGGCAGTGCCAGTTCGCAAGACCTAACCACGCTGCTGCAAAACCTCAATCGTCAAGGCAATCCTCCTGCTAACGTCAACTCGCCCACAGATCTTAAAAATCAGCTTCTTACTGAAGTAGAACAGGTCAGAAATAACGTGAAATCTCAAGCGGAGACGGCAAAATCGAACCAAGCCACTGCCCTGTACAAGAGTGCCACTAAATGGGGCATCGGCGCATTTATCTCTAGTGTCTTATTCTTCTCGCTCTGGCGCTTTAGTGGTTGGTCAAGACGCAAACGCCGTTCAGGATTACGCGCCACTGCGAATGTGGGCGGTTAA
- a CDS encoding polysaccharide biosynthesis/export protein (similar to AA sequence:cyanobase_aa:LBDG_20930) — MQSTPVRVSVAVLGTVTTLAAYGLGRTNATADTPPTPTPSNTQTKPNSSTASVQSLDPIAVPETIVPMPEAQTFQFAPLPSTPKQKTPPLKLTSRQNPPVQPKISRIRVDQIPIDQIIASSLPSQSAPKPKAKPAKPLTVQSSSPLPVQNPPEVPATQIDDASYTLGAGDRIRVELFNVPEYSRDYQVLVNGIVNLYLVGPLSVRGMTPMQAQAAIAAKYAPIVDQPRVDVTLTATRPVRVAIAGEINRPGTYALTNQENSSFPTLTQLIQQAGGITQAANARKVTIRRPQTGGTALTIQANLWELTQTGDLRQDLTLRDGDSIVIPTNTDINLAEASQLATANFASDSKQALNITVVGEVMRPGPIVLAATTGGLPTLSQAIQQAGGITALANVREVEVRRSTRSGTTQTKRLNLWQLLSSGDATQDLVLQQGDTIVIPKGTALTAAEVTQIGGSTFAPTAIRVNIVGEVESPGAVQVPPNSPLNQALLSAGGFNRRANRRSVQLLRLNPDGTVSRQAVPIDFARGVDEKGNPILRNNDVILVDRSGGAKIEDTLDRVGGFLGKILPFGFFLR; from the coding sequence ATGCAGTCTACTCCTGTTCGTGTTTCTGTCGCTGTTCTCGGTACCGTTACAACCCTTGCCGCTTATGGATTGGGGCGCACTAACGCTACTGCGGACACTCCCCCAACTCCAACACCTTCCAACACCCAAACCAAACCAAATTCCTCAACAGCATCCGTTCAATCCCTTGATCCGATCGCAGTTCCAGAAACGATCGTGCCCATGCCTGAAGCCCAAACGTTTCAGTTTGCTCCCCTTCCGTCCACTCCTAAGCAGAAGACTCCCCCACTAAAACTCACCTCACGGCAGAACCCGCCAGTTCAGCCCAAGATTTCTCGCATCCGCGTCGATCAAATCCCGATCGATCAAATCATCGCATCATCGCTGCCCTCACAATCCGCCCCAAAACCCAAAGCAAAACCCGCAAAACCGCTTACCGTTCAATCCTCTAGTCCACTTCCGGTTCAGAACCCCCCAGAAGTTCCCGCCACTCAAATCGACGATGCGTCTTACACCCTCGGAGCAGGCGATCGCATTCGAGTCGAACTGTTCAACGTCCCCGAATACAGCCGCGACTATCAAGTCCTCGTCAATGGCATCGTCAATCTGTATCTCGTTGGACCCTTATCAGTGCGGGGAATGACTCCGATGCAAGCTCAAGCCGCGATCGCTGCCAAGTACGCCCCGATCGTAGATCAGCCGAGAGTCGATGTCACCCTAACAGCAACCCGTCCTGTGAGAGTTGCGATCGCAGGAGAAATCAATCGTCCTGGTACTTATGCCCTCACCAACCAAGAAAATAGTAGCTTTCCCACCCTCACCCAATTAATTCAGCAAGCAGGTGGCATCACCCAAGCGGCAAATGCTCGTAAAGTCACAATTCGCCGTCCTCAAACGGGTGGCACCGCTCTAACCATTCAAGCCAACCTCTGGGAACTCACACAAACCGGGGATCTCCGCCAAGATCTGACCCTGCGAGATGGAGATAGCATTGTCATTCCTACCAATACAGACATCAACCTCGCGGAAGCCTCACAACTCGCAACCGCCAACTTTGCAAGCGATAGTAAACAAGCCCTGAATATTACCGTAGTCGGTGAAGTCATGCGACCCGGACCGATCGTTCTCGCTGCCACAACAGGAGGACTGCCCACCCTCAGTCAAGCGATTCAACAGGCTGGAGGCATCACCGCTCTTGCCAATGTGCGCGAAGTCGAAGTCCGTCGATCGACCCGCTCAGGAACCACTCAAACCAAGCGCCTCAACCTGTGGCAACTGTTATCGAGCGGCGATGCGACTCAAGATCTCGTGCTGCAACAAGGAGATACGATCGTCATTCCAAAAGGGACTGCGCTCACGGCTGCGGAAGTCACTCAAATTGGTGGCTCTACCTTTGCGCCGACTGCAATTCGAGTCAACATCGTCGGAGAAGTCGAATCTCCTGGAGCCGTCCAAGTTCCCCCCAATAGTCCGCTCAATCAAGCGCTCTTATCGGCGGGAGGCTTCAATCGCCGCGCCAATCGTCGATCCGTTCAACTGCTCCGACTCAATCCAGACGGTACCGTATCGCGTCAAGCCGTCCCGATCGATTTTGCCCGTGGCGTGGATGAAAAAGGCAACCCCATTCTGCGGAACAACGACGTGATTTTAGTCGATCGTTCTGGTGGTGCAAAAATCGAAGACACCCTGGATCGCGTCGGTGGTTTTCTTGGAAAAATCCTACCATTCGGCTTTTTCCTGCGTTAG
- a CDS encoding hypothetical protein (hypothetical protein L8106_15385;~similar to AA sequence:cyanobase_aa:LBDG_20920), producing the protein MKNTNSSPASAETNGKLLPILTYPSTPAASTEEGGWSLAPILDVVRRRAIVMIGVASVVSGISWYQSFTRQPTYSSAFQLLVEPITDNQALPRLTGAANSGGLDYRSQIQVLRSPKILEPIAQKIQAQYPGFNYGVLVSGLTVTQPPQSKLIEVSYQDSDAQRVKFVLDKVAEGYLRYSQQERQSNLRQGVEFVNDQLKKTQNRVDALQRQLQAFRQQRTIVDPQTKSGQVDSQLTALEQQRLEVGNQLAEVQQAYNSLADQSGARVALSQAQSYQQFFGELQALERRIAIEQARFRGDNPTLNALQKQRDRLLPLLRQEASRVLGDRLSTIESQMAILQVRLSAIDNATQYWQQQAQQLPITSRQFTDLQRELTVATESLNRLLQMREMFQAEVAQKTVSWQLIAPPGSPQVPLTSTPQNLLVGALTGLLAAAAVAFLLEKLDNTFRSPSDLKKQAKLPLLGAIPHYPSLYESSGWSAMLNRSNAANSSMQFLFSEAFRSLNTTIRHLNGKSPRKSIVISSAQPGDGKSTISLFLAQAAAAMGQRVLLVDADLRSPQISTLLDLPNQIGLSDLLLDNFDFNSAISPITPQAQGGNALMRIAGRGGLFVLPSGQIPAEPTELLSSQKMQALMEDLQAAFDLVIYDTPPVLNLADSSLLASQAGGLILVATLRKTIRSAVMDAIENLETAHIPILGIVANGTRGQAYGTPQRYAERSVATSAIEN; encoded by the coding sequence GTGAAAAACACTAACTCCTCCCCCGCATCTGCTGAAACGAATGGGAAGTTACTACCGATTCTGACTTATCCCTCGACTCCCGCTGCCTCAACCGAAGAAGGCGGTTGGAGCCTAGCACCGATTTTGGATGTTGTGCGACGACGTGCGATCGTGATGATTGGGGTCGCAAGTGTCGTCTCTGGCATTAGTTGGTATCAGTCCTTTACTAGACAGCCAACGTATAGCAGCGCTTTTCAATTGCTCGTTGAGCCGATCACCGACAATCAAGCGTTACCCAGACTCACAGGGGCTGCTAACTCTGGTGGCTTAGATTATCGATCGCAGATCCAAGTTCTTCGCAGTCCCAAAATTCTAGAGCCGATCGCACAAAAAATTCAGGCACAGTATCCCGGATTTAACTACGGTGTCTTAGTGTCCGGACTCACGGTGACACAGCCGCCACAATCGAAACTCATCGAAGTCAGTTATCAAGACTCAGATGCTCAAAGAGTCAAGTTTGTCCTGGATAAAGTTGCCGAAGGCTATTTGCGGTATAGCCAGCAAGAGCGACAAAGTAACTTGCGTCAAGGCGTTGAGTTTGTCAATGATCAACTGAAGAAGACTCAGAATCGGGTTGATGCTCTACAGCGTCAACTTCAAGCTTTCCGACAGCAGCGCACGATCGTTGATCCCCAAACCAAATCAGGTCAGGTCGATAGTCAACTGACTGCTCTAGAACAACAGCGATTAGAAGTAGGGAATCAGCTTGCAGAAGTGCAGCAGGCTTACAACAGTCTTGCCGATCAATCCGGTGCCAGAGTCGCTCTATCTCAAGCTCAGTCTTATCAACAATTTTTTGGTGAACTCCAAGCACTAGAGCGACGAATCGCGATCGAGCAAGCGCGTTTCCGAGGAGACAATCCAACCTTAAATGCCTTACAGAAACAGCGCGATCGATTATTACCCCTGCTTCGTCAAGAAGCGAGTCGAGTGTTAGGCGATCGACTATCCACGATCGAGAGCCAAATGGCAATTCTACAAGTGCGACTTTCTGCGATCGACAATGCGACTCAGTATTGGCAGCAGCAAGCTCAACAACTCCCAATCACATCGCGACAATTCACCGATCTTCAGCGCGAACTCACCGTGGCGACAGAAAGCCTCAACCGCCTGCTACAAATGCGAGAAATGTTCCAGGCTGAAGTCGCCCAAAAAACGGTGTCCTGGCAGTTAATTGCTCCGCCTGGTAGTCCCCAAGTGCCCTTGACATCTACTCCTCAAAACTTACTTGTCGGTGCACTGACTGGATTACTTGCAGCGGCGGCGGTTGCCTTTCTGCTCGAAAAACTGGACAACACGTTCCGATCGCCCTCTGACCTGAAGAAGCAAGCAAAACTACCACTACTCGGAGCAATTCCTCACTATCCCTCGCTCTATGAAAGTTCAGGTTGGAGTGCCATGCTCAATCGCTCCAATGCTGCCAACTCTTCAATGCAGTTTCTATTTTCTGAAGCATTCCGATCGCTCAACACCACGATCCGTCACCTCAACGGGAAATCGCCTAGAAAATCGATCGTCATTAGTTCAGCTCAACCCGGAGACGGCAAATCTACAATCTCTCTGTTTCTTGCTCAAGCGGCGGCAGCAATGGGACAAAGAGTTTTGCTCGTGGATGCGGATCTTCGCAGTCCTCAAATTAGCACCTTGTTAGATCTGCCCAATCAGATAGGCTTGAGCGATCTACTGCTCGACAATTTTGACTTTAACAGCGCGATTAGTCCGATTACACCTCAAGCCCAAGGCGGAAATGCCCTCATGCGAATTGCAGGTCGGGGTGGATTGTTTGTGTTACCTTCTGGACAAATTCCGGCTGAACCCACAGAATTGCTTTCGAGCCAAAAAATGCAAGCTTTAATGGAGGATTTACAAGCTGCATTTGATCTCGTGATTTATGACACGCCTCCGGTTCTCAACCTTGCGGATAGTAGCCTACTCGCCTCCCAAGCAGGCGGACTGATTCTGGTTGCGACTTTGAGAAAGACCATTCGCTCCGCTGTGATGGACGCGATCGAGAATCTAGAAACGGCTCACATTCCGATTCTGGGGATTGTTGCGAATGGAACACGCGGGCAAGCGTATGGCACACCCCAACGGTATGCCGAACGTTCAGTCGCGACCAGTGCGATCGAGAATTAG
- a CDS encoding amine oxidase (similar to AA sequence:cyanobase_aa:Npun_F6425), whose translation MRIAVIGGGASGMATAYLLDRQGHGVTVFERQPMLGGHIRTLNKNVQPNVADCDQILEGGVLEFPTAFRHFITLMEELEVELVPVQVGSMLLSARDRRFSKVAIANNFTGVQRWIETLRFQSIYAHSALLWFKSRFATVQNVDQRSLGNYLDQRLGSLWLKLLILYSYSMPLELIDDFPAQLAIPMLRDYLTVGWLRVKGGVYHYIEKILERFRGEIQISSEIAHIFRSPEGVKIEQLNGETQEFDKVVFATPPDQVLALLANPTEAELSYFSSWKANDVITTVHTDCSIYQHYNLHHPSEFDFVQCGERWGYHGYLNQLCGLSSAQPYFLSFQLEDCLNRDRIIHQQLHHTPHYTTEAFRYRDQVIAMNGEYHTYHAGAYLGDGLHEGAITSAFRVAQLVG comes from the coding sequence ATGAGAATCGCTGTGATTGGCGGCGGCGCAAGTGGCATGGCGACCGCGTACTTGCTTGATCGACAAGGGCATGGTGTCACTGTATTTGAACGGCAACCGATGTTAGGAGGACATATTCGCACTTTGAACAAAAACGTCCAACCGAATGTTGCTGACTGTGATCAAATTTTAGAAGGTGGGGTGCTAGAGTTTCCGACTGCATTTCGTCATTTTATTACATTGATGGAAGAGCTAGAAGTAGAGCTAGTTCCGGTTCAGGTGGGTTCAATGCTGCTCTCTGCTAGAGACCGCCGATTTTCAAAAGTTGCGATCGCAAATAATTTCACCGGAGTTCAACGATGGATCGAAACGCTGCGATTTCAATCAATTTATGCCCATTCGGCTCTCTTATGGTTCAAATCGCGATTTGCGACTGTGCAGAATGTGGATCAGCGATCGCTTGGCAACTATTTGGATCAGCGTCTTGGAAGTCTGTGGTTAAAGCTACTAATTTTATATAGCTATTCGATGCCTCTTGAGTTGATTGATGATTTTCCAGCACAGCTTGCGATTCCCATGCTACGAGACTATCTTACAGTCGGCTGGTTGAGAGTCAAAGGTGGCGTTTATCATTACATTGAGAAAATCTTAGAGCGTTTCAGGGGAGAAATTCAGATTAGTAGCGAGATTGCTCATATTTTTAGAAGTCCTGAGGGCGTGAAAATCGAGCAGTTGAATGGCGAAACTCAAGAATTTGATAAAGTTGTGTTTGCGACTCCACCGGATCAAGTGCTTGCATTACTCGCGAACCCAACTGAGGCAGAATTGAGCTACTTTTCAAGCTGGAAAGCGAACGATGTGATCACAACCGTTCATACGGATTGTTCAATCTACCAACACTATAATTTGCACCATCCTTCAGAGTTTGATTTTGTTCAATGTGGCGAGCGCTGGGGTTATCACGGCTATCTCAATCAGCTTTGTGGTCTGTCTTCGGCTCAGCCGTATTTCTTATCCTTTCAGCTAGAAGATTGTCTCAATCGCGATCGCATCATTCACCAGCAGCTTCATCACACACCACATTATACGACCGAGGCGTTTCGATACCGAGACCAAGTGATTGCCATGAATGGAGAATACCATACCTATCATGCAGGCGCGTATCTAGGGGATGGTTTACATGAAGGTGCAATCACCTCTGCATTTCGAGTGGCTCAATTAGTCGGGTAA
- a CDS encoding glycosyltransferase (similar to AA sequence:cyanobase_aa:alr5223), whose protein sequence is MTRRGTAVSAPARSLELPPTQVQFSILTQFFPPDFAATGQLIEELSRNLQPEGLSVQVFTGQPGYAFSRSEAPAIERSHQLLVRRSRTAQLFPNRIRGKALNGLMFVLRSALYLLRSHNRGDLLMLTTAPPFLPILGFLANWLFGTPYICLLYDLYPDVAVELGIKPANHWIVRSWDAVNRRVWKRATRIIVLSSSMKARIVAKCPEVADKIAIVHSWADPNLITPIPKQENWFAQEHELVDKFVVLYSGNMGRCHDIETIVAAAQELRDDPVLFLVIGSGAQRDRLIEKLDRLDLKNFKLLPYQDKADLPFSLTACDLSLVSVKPGMEGIVAPSKLYSALAASRPIAAICEEHSYLRSMFDEAECGACFSNGDGLGLANFIRSLVADPKLVERMGRSGRRYMKARFTPEIIARQYANVVYQSVLNEDEFQYSLRSVSSEG, encoded by the coding sequence ATGACAAGAAGAGGCACGGCTGTCTCAGCACCCGCTCGTTCTTTGGAGCTTCCACCCACTCAAGTTCAGTTTTCGATTCTGACACAGTTCTTTCCTCCGGATTTTGCTGCGACCGGACAGTTGATTGAGGAATTGTCTCGCAATTTGCAGCCAGAAGGATTGTCTGTGCAGGTCTTTACCGGACAACCTGGCTATGCGTTTAGTCGATCGGAAGCGCCTGCGATCGAGCGATCCCACCAGCTTTTAGTTCGTCGATCGCGTACGGCTCAACTGTTCCCTAATCGGATTCGTGGAAAGGCTTTGAATGGGTTAATGTTCGTTTTGCGATCGGCATTGTATTTATTGCGATCGCACAATCGGGGCGATTTGTTAATGCTAACCACTGCGCCACCGTTTTTACCGATTCTTGGGTTTTTAGCAAATTGGTTGTTTGGTACGCCGTACATCTGTTTACTCTACGATCTTTATCCAGATGTGGCGGTAGAGCTAGGGATTAAGCCTGCAAATCATTGGATTGTGCGATCGTGGGATGCGGTGAACCGACGAGTTTGGAAACGAGCGACCCGGATTATTGTGTTAAGTTCTTCGATGAAAGCGCGAATTGTGGCGAAATGTCCTGAAGTGGCAGACAAGATTGCGATCGTGCATAGTTGGGCTGATCCGAATTTGATTACACCGATTCCGAAGCAGGAGAATTGGTTTGCTCAAGAGCATGAGTTAGTGGACAAATTTGTAGTGCTGTATTCGGGCAACATGGGGCGTTGTCATGACATTGAAACGATTGTGGCAGCGGCTCAGGAACTTCGAGATGATCCGGTTCTGTTTTTGGTGATTGGCAGTGGTGCTCAACGCGATCGATTGATTGAAAAGCTCGATCGATTAGATCTGAAAAATTTTAAGCTTTTGCCGTATCAAGATAAAGCGGATCTTCCATTTTCGTTGACTGCGTGTGATTTGTCGCTAGTGAGCGTGAAGCCCGGAATGGAGGGGATTGTCGCGCCGAGTAAGTTGTATTCTGCTTTGGCTGCGAGTCGCCCGATCGCGGCAATTTGTGAGGAGCATTCTTATCTTCGATCAATGTTTGATGAGGCGGAATGTGGGGCTTGTTTTAGCAACGGGGATGGACTAGGATTGGCGAATTTTATTCGGAGTTTGGTTGCTGATCCGAAGTTAGTTGAACGAATGGGTCGATCGGGACGACGTTATATGAAAGCTCGATTCACGCCAGAGATTATTGCTCGACAGTACGCAAATGTAGTGTATCAATCTGTACTGAATGAGGATGAGTTTCAGTATTCGCTACGATCGGTTTCTTCAGAGGGATGA